From the genome of Nitrospirota bacterium:
TACTGGAGATAGGTAAAGGTGAAATAATACTCGAAGGAAGTGACGCTGCTATTCTTGCCATCGGTAACATGGTATACCCTGCTATTAATGCATCAGCAATACTTAAAAAGAATGGGATAGATGCAGCAGTTGCAAATGCAAGGTTTATTAAACCAATTGATGAATCATTAATCCTGAAACTCGCTTATAAATATAAAAATATCATTACTGTTGAAGAAGGGGCGCTGTCAGGAGGTTTCGGGAGTGCTGTTTTAGAGGTGCTGGAAAAGAATTCTGTGACCGACGTAAGGGTAAAAAGGATAGGCATTCCAGACAAGTTTATTGAACACGGCTCAATAAAGGAATTACATAATATTTACGGACTTAATGCGGAAGATATTGCTGAAGAGACTATGAGTTTTGTTAAGACACAAAACAACCGAACACTACGGGGACTTTTGCGGAATATAAGATTTTAAGGAAATATTCAAAAGTCTTAGGCTCACAAAGCTTGAAAATAAGGCCCCCTCACCCGGACCCTCTCCCGCCAGGGGAGAGGGAGGCTAACGTTTATTCCCCCTCCCTTGACGGGAGGGGGTTAGGGGGAGGGTGGGCAAGGGGAAATTTGAGCAAGAGCAAAATACGGTTGGACACGCTTCTTGTAGACAGGGGGCTCGTTTCCACCAGACAACAGGCAATCAGCACTATACTATCAGGAAATGTATATTTAGAAGGTCAGCAGGCAGATAAGGCAGGAAGGTTAGTTTCAGAAGATGCAGAAATAAGTATCAAGGCGCAGATGCCGTATGTAAGCAGGGGCGGTCTTAAATTAGAGGAGGCCTTACGAACTTTTAAAATAAGTGTTAGTGAAAAAGTTGCAATAGATATTGGGGCATCAACAGGCGGTTTTACAGACTGCCTTCTGCAACACGGTGCGATAAAGGTTTATGCAATTGATGTAGGATATGGACAACTGCACTATAAGCTCAGGAATGACCCACGGGTAAGAAACCTTGAAAAGACACATATTCTAAAACTTGATTGGGCACTCATAACTGACCATATTGACATAGCAACTATAGATTTATCATTTATTTCTGTTACTTATGTATTACCTGTTGTAAGAGAACATCTGCCGGCAGATTGTTTGATTGTGGTACTTGTTAAGCCGCAATTTGAGGTTGGAAAAGGCGAGGTTGGAAAGGGCGGCATAGTCAGGGACATGGATAAAGTGCAACTGGCCGTTAAGAAAGTTCAGGATTTTGCAGAAGGAATAGGATTCGAGGTCAGGGGGCTGATACCATCTCCTATTTTAGGGCAGAAGGGGAATGTTGAGTACCTTTTGTATCTTGGTAGACAAATTACACCATAATCTCACAAATGGTGAACAATCATGAGCGGGGCGCTCACAAAGGATGATGAAAATGAGGCCCCCTCACCCGGACCCTCTCCCTGAGGGAGAGGGTGCTTAGTTTTTATCCCCTCCCCTTCAAGGGGAGGGTTAGGGTGGGGATGGGGTTGATTTTCAGATGAAATAACATGGAGGGAATTAAATTATGAACATTTCTGTTGTTGGTTCAGGTTATGTTGGACTTGTTACAGGTGCGTGTTTTGCTGAGTTTGGTGTTATTGTTACTTGTGTAGATATGGACCAGAATAAGGTTGATCTGCTTAACAAGGGTATTGCCCCTTTCTTTGAACCCGGGTTAGAAGAGCTAATGCGAAAGAATATGAATGAAGGGAGGCTCAGGTTTTCTAATAACACGGCTGAAGCAGTAAGGAATTCTGAGGTCATATTTATTGCAGTCGGCACACCCTCCCGCAAAGACGGTTCAGCCGATCTGTCTTACGTAGATTCTGTTGCGAGAACTATCGGAGAGAATCTCAATACCTACAAGGTAGTGGTTACAAAAAGCACTGTACCTATCGGTACCGGCGAAAGGATACGGAAGATTATTCAGGATATGGGCGGCAATGACCAATTTGATATTGTATCTAATCCTGAATTCCTGAGAGAGGGTTCTGCAATCGGAGATTTTATGAGACCGGACAGGGTAGTAATCGGAGCGGCAGGTGATCGTGCAATTTCAGTCATGAAGGATTTATATCGCCCCCTCTATCTGCTTGATACACCGTTTATAATAACTGACATTGAGACATCCGAGATGATTAAGTATGCATCAAATGTGTTCCTTGCAACCAAGATATCTTACATCAATGAAATCGCCAACCTTTGTGAAAAGGTCGGGGCTAATGTACAGATAGTGGCTAAGGCTATGGGGCTGGATGGAAGGATAGGTTCAAAGTTCCTGCATCCTGGACCTGGTTATGGAGGTTCGTGCTTTCCTAAAGATGCAAGGGCATTACTCCAGATTGCCGAGAGCCACGGATATGATTTCAAAATAGTAAGGGATGTAATTCAGGTTAATAATTCTCAAAGGGATCGCATGATAGAGAAGATAGACCATGCTTTGAGAGGTATTCAAGGAAAGACCCTCGGCATATTGGGTATTTCTTTCAAACCCAACACAAATGATATAAGAGAGTCTCCGTCAGTAGACATAATACAGGGGCTAATCAGCAGAGGTGCTGAAATAAAGGTCTTTGACCCTGCGGCTATGGCAGATGCGAGAGAGGTGCTCGGAGGGACAGTTACATACTGTAATGATGCCTATGATACTGCAAGCAATACAGATGCCGTTGTCCTTGTCACCGAGTGGAACCAATTCAGAAATCTTGAACTGGAAAAACTAAAGGGCCTGATGAAGCATCCGATCTTTATAGACGTTAGAAATGTATATGACCCTGAAAGGATGAGGAAAAACGGGTTTGACTACTACTCCGTAGGGAGGAGCTGAAAGAGAAGTAAGAGGCAAGAGGCAAGAAGTAAGAAACAAGAAAACTGAGGTAAGAAGAAAGAGGGATTCGCTAACATTTTCTTGCTTCTAACCTCTAACTTCTTACTTCTAACTTCTGCTAACTATAGACTAAGAAAGAAAGGACTATGCAAAAATGAGGATTCTGGTTACAGGCGGGGCAGGGTTTATTGGGTCTCATATAACAGACAGGCTGGTATTAGAAGGTCATAGTGTCTCGATTATTGATAACCTGTCTACCGGTAAGGTTGAAAATCTGAATAAAGATGCGAAGTTTTATAAGATAGATATTGTAAACCCCAGGATTGAAAGGATATTTAAAAAGGAACGGCCTGAGCTTATATGCCACCTTGCAGCTCAGATGGATGTACGAAGGTCTGTTGCTGACCCTGTATATGATGCACAGACTAATATTCTTGGTATGCTTAACATACTTGAGCACGCCGTACACTACGGAACCCGGAAGGTGATATTTTCTTCTACAGGCGGCGCAGTGTATGGGGAAGGAGGACCTCTGCCGACACCTGAGACTCATCCGCCTCAGCCATTAAGCCCTTATGGTATAAGTAAACTTACAGGTGAACACTACCTTTTTTTCTATAATGCTACTTATGGATTAAATTATACTGCCTTAAGAT
Proteins encoded in this window:
- a CDS encoding TlyA family RNA methyltransferase, whose protein sequence is MSKSKIRLDTLLVDRGLVSTRQQAISTILSGNVYLEGQQADKAGRLVSEDAEISIKAQMPYVSRGGLKLEEALRTFKISVSEKVAIDIGASTGGFTDCLLQHGAIKVYAIDVGYGQLHYKLRNDPRVRNLEKTHILKLDWALITDHIDIATIDLSFISVTYVLPVVREHLPADCLIVVLVKPQFEVGKGEVGKGGIVRDMDKVQLAVKKVQDFAEGIGFEVRGLIPSPILGQKGNVEYLLYLGRQITP
- a CDS encoding NAD-dependent epimerase/dehydratase family protein, which gives rise to MRILVTGGAGFIGSHITDRLVLEGHSVSIIDNLSTGKVENLNKDAKFYKIDIVNPRIERIFKKERPELICHLAAQMDVRRSVADPVYDAQTNILGMLNILEHAVHYGTRKVIFSSTGGAVYGEGGPLPTPETHPPQPLSPYGISKLTGEHYLFFYNATYGLNYTALRFANVYGPRQDPFGEAGVVAIFTQKMLRNEQPVINGDGMQTRDYVFVEDVVDAVMAAVSSETNDILNVGTGIETTVTELFRHLKEITEKKIKEVHGPAKKGEQARSCLNCKKIKKVLGWKPGVPIKEGLSKTVDFFRGGL
- a CDS encoding UDP-glucose/GDP-mannose dehydrogenase family protein; this encodes MNISVVGSGYVGLVTGACFAEFGVIVTCVDMDQNKVDLLNKGIAPFFEPGLEELMRKNMNEGRLRFSNNTAEAVRNSEVIFIAVGTPSRKDGSADLSYVDSVARTIGENLNTYKVVVTKSTVPIGTGERIRKIIQDMGGNDQFDIVSNPEFLREGSAIGDFMRPDRVVIGAAGDRAISVMKDLYRPLYLLDTPFIITDIETSEMIKYASNVFLATKISYINEIANLCEKVGANVQIVAKAMGLDGRIGSKFLHPGPGYGGSCFPKDARALLQIAESHGYDFKIVRDVIQVNNSQRDRMIEKIDHALRGIQGKTLGILGISFKPNTNDIRESPSVDIIQGLISRGAEIKVFDPAAMADAREVLGGTVTYCNDAYDTASNTDAVVLVTEWNQFRNLELEKLKGLMKHPIFIDVRNVYDPERMRKNGFDYYSVGRS